Genomic segment of Paenibacillaceae bacterium GAS479:
TTTCACTGCAAGAAATTGCTCAAGAGGAGATTGATTCAACATGTTAAAAGGCATTCCCGCCATACTGTCGCCAGAGCTTCTGGCTGTGCTCCGTTCCATGGGGCATGGAGACGAACTGGTGCTGGCTGACGGCAATTTCCCGGCTGCTTCCACTGCCGCCCGTCTCATTCGGGCCGACGGCCATTCCATTCCTGAGCTGCTCGATGCCATTTTGGAGCTGTTACCCGTCGACGACTATATTGATTCGCCTACGGCGGTTATGGGCGTTGTGCCGGGCGACCCGGTCGTGCCGGTCATTTGGGACAAATACCGCGAACTGCTGAATCATCATGAAGGACGCGAAGTGCCGATTTCAGAGCTGGAGCGTTTTGAGTTTTACGACCGGGCTCGCAAAGCCTATGCCGTAGTGGCAACAGGCGAATCGGCCCAATACGCAAATTTGATCCTGTCCAAAGGCGTCGTCAGGCCGCAAAACTAGCTGAAGAGCGAGGGAGAGACGAGCATGAGACTGAACAATAAAATTACGCTTATTACCGGAGCAGGCTCCGGCATCGGGCGCTGCACGGCGCTGCGGTTCGCGGCGGAGGGAGCTACTGTTGTCGTAGCCGATCTCAACAAAGAAGCGGCTGATGAAACGGTCGCGCTCCTGACGGAAGCAGGCGGGCAAGGTTATGCTATCCGCTGCGACGTTACCGATCCTGCATCGGCGCAAGCGATGGCGTCCGAGGCGCTGGACAAGTTCGGACGAATCGATGTGCTGTTCAACAATGCGGGCATCAGCGGCGTTGGCGCGCTTCATGAACTGGAGCCGGACGCCTGGGACCGGGTAATCAACGTCAACATTCGCGGCACGTTTTTGCCAAGCAAATATGTGCTGCCATCCATGATGGAGCGCCGCAGCGGCGCCATCATCAATATGTCTTCCTGCATCGCCGAAATCGGCCTTGCCCGCCGGGCATCCTATGCCGCGACTAAGGGAGCCGTTCTGGCGCTTACGAAGTCGATGCAGGTGGATTACGCGGAGTATGGCATTCGCGTGAACGCGCTGCTTCCGGGCACGATTTTGACTCCGTTTGTGGAGAAATATTTGCAGGAATCGTACAGCGATCCCGAAGAGGCTCTTGCCGGCATCCGCAAGCGGCAGCTGAGCGGCGACCTTGGCCGTCCGGAAGATGTGGCGGAGGGAGCGCTGTTCCTGGCTTCCGATGAGTCGAAGTTTATGATGGGGTCGCCGCTTTACATCGACGGCGGTGTCGTTTTTGGCAAAAACGCCTAATACTTGACCAGAAAGGGGATTCGAACAACGATGAAGCTGATTACATTCCGCAAAAAAGATGAGCTGGCGCTAGGCATACGCACGGAAAAGGGTGTCCTGGATGTTGCGGCTGCTGCCGCGGCGCAAGGGCTGGAGGGCTCGACGCCATTAAATATCCATGCGGCGATTGAAGGCGGAGTATCCGCGCTTTCCGCACTCCGTTTGCTTGCTGAGAATGCAGAGGGAACACCGGAGTTGTGGCAGGATGAGGATTCCTTGCAGCTCGGGCCTTGTGTGACGAACCCGGGCAAAATTATCTGCGTCGGGCTTAATTACCGCAAACACGCAGAGGAAACAAATGCGCCGATCCCGAACTACCCGATTCTGTTCAATAAATTTTTGAACACAGTCGCCGCACAAGGCGACGACATTCCGCTCCCGCGCGTTAGCCAGGAAGTGGATTACGAGGCTGAGCTCGTTATCGTCATCGGCCGCGAGGCCAAGTATGTCGGACGCGAACAGGCGCTGGAGCATGTGTTCGGCTACTGCTGCGTCAACGATCTGTCGGCCCGAGACCTGCAACTTCGTACGCCGCAGTGGCTGCTGGGCAAGTCCTGCGACAAGTTCAGCCCGCTCGGACCGTACCTTGTCACTTCCGACGAGGTTGGAAATCCGAACGAGCTTGCCATTTCCGCTACTGTAAACGGCGAGGTCAGACAATCGTCGAACACGGCGGACATGATATTCCGCTGCGATGAGATTGTCAGCTATGTTTCCCAGCACATGACCCTGTCTCCGGGAGATATCATCCTCACCGGTACGCCAGAAGGCGTTGTGCTTGGCCTGCCGCCGGAGCAGCGGGTTTACTTACAGCCTGGAGACGTTGTCGAGATCAGCATCGACAAGCTTGGCACGCTGCGCAACCGGATGGTTGCGGAGCCGGAGCCGGCTCCGGGGAGCCACGACTGGCGAGCTTAATTGCCCGTGCGTTAGATAACAGTTTCCTTTTCATATGCGGAAATGGTTTTACTTGCACTCTCAAAAGGGGCTGTCCCAAAAGTCATCGCTAGATGACTAAGGACGCCCCTTCTCTAAATTGTAAAACAAAAAGAAACCGTTTCTTGGTAAAATGGAAGTACGACCCACCATTTACGAAAGGAACGGTTTCTTTGTACATCCAATATACCATGGACCAACTTCATCTGCCAATGGACTTGGAGGACGACATTCCTCCTCATCACCTCGTTCGTGTTGTCAACGAGACGGTCAATCGCCTGGACGACAAAACCTTTAAGGAGGCTTACCCAGGCGGAGGTCGAGACAGCTACCACCCTAAAATGCTCACCAAAGTTATCATTTACGCTTACACACAGCGGATTTACTCCTCTCGCCAGATCGCCAAAGCGGTCCGGGAAAACGTCATGTTTATGTGGATTGCCGGTAGACAACGTCCAGACTTCCGCACCATTAATCGCTTTCGTTCCGAGCGAATGAAAGACGTTTTGGAGACCATCTTCACAGGTGTGCTTCAATTTCTTACCGAGGAAAAGTATGTCAAGCTCGAGCATTACTTCGTCGATGGCACCAAGATCGAAGCGAACGCGAATCGGTACACATTCGTCTGGGGCAAGGCCGTCGTGAAGCACAAGGCGAGACTACAGGAAAAAGTACAAACATTGTTCGCCACGATCGAGGCGGCGGAGAACCAAGAAGACCAAGAACAGGTTGGACAAGACCTTGTTGAACTCGGCGAAGCGTCCGCGCTAACCAGCGAGAAGCTGGAATCAGCCGTTCAACAATTGGAAACAAAACTACAATCTCGGCCGAAGGACAAACCGCTTAAAAAAGCGGTACGTGCCCTTCGTAAAGACCTTTTGCCGCGTTTGCAGAAATACGAGATCCAACAAGAAATGCTCGGAGATCGAAACAGCTTCAGTAAGACCGATCATGACGCGACATTCATGCGAATGAAAGAAGATCATATGCGTAATGGCCAACTGAAGCCAGGTTACAATGTGCAAATCGGAACAGAGAACCAATTCATTATCGGATACAGTTTACATCAACGCCCAACCGACACGCGTTGCCTAAAGCCCCACTTAGAGAAGGTTAAGGCAGCGCTTGGAAGGTTGCCCAGAACCATCATAGCGGATGCCGGATACGGCGGAGAAGAAAACTACGCTTACTTGGAGAGCGAACAACGAGAAGCATTGGTGAAATACAGCACCTACCACAAAGAAAAATCAAAGAAGTGGCAGCAAGACATTAGCAAGCTGGACAACTGGCAGTACGACGAAGGGGAAGATACGTGGACGTGTACAGCAGGCCGGAAGCTGCTATTTCGTTATGAAAGCAAAGACAAAACAGAAAGTGGCTACGAGATACGGAAGCGCCACTACCGAAGCGAGAGCTGCGAAGGGTGTCCACTGAAGCCAAGTTGTACGAAAGCTCAAGGAAATCGTGAAATCAGCGTGAGTATGAAGTATTTGCGCTACAAACAGCAAGCTCGTGAAAAACTTAGAAGTGAGGAAGGATATGCACTATCGGTTCGAAGGATGATTGAGCCGGAGAGTGTATTTGGGCAAATTAAAAACAACCGGGGATTCCGGCGTTTTCTGCTTCGAGGCCTGCCGAAGGTAAGCCTAGAGGTCGGATGGCTTTCGCTCGCCCACAATTTATTGAAGAAGGCGGCCATGGATCAAAAGCCAAAAATGACGGTGCAAGGATAGCTCCTTCGCACCGTCATTTCGTTTTTTTGAAAGTCTCATTGATTAGGCGAGCCGTTTATCTAGTGAGCCAAACTACTTTTGAGACAGCCCCTTTAAAAAATATTGTTTAAAAACAGCTTATGGGTCATAACGGTCAGCCCGCAGCTGCAACTCCATTAAAGGTTACAGGACCGCTAAGCAGAACATTGTCGGAAAACTGCGGAGTGTCAGAAGTAATGAACAGCGTATAACGAATCTGTCCGGCATTTACTTCATCGGCTGTAGGAAGGTCGGCGCAGTTAATGACAGCAGGGAAAAGGACATCAACTTCGACCAGGCCAGGCTGCACTAGCTCTTCATACACGAAAGTGCCGGAACCGAACGTATCCGCGCCGTTTTTCTCAATGAGCAGCGTAACTCTGGCATTTGAATTCGACTCGTCAAGATTTTGAAAAAAGGTAACCGTCCCGTTAAGCATCACTTTAACGCTTTCCGCGAGAGGGGTATTGGCGACGCTCACGGTTTGAAGTCCGATATCGCCGATAAGCAAAAACTGGGTATCGTATACTTCAACACCGTCGCCGGTAGAGTTCAGGGCTTGCGACAAACGCAAGTCGACAAATTGTTCAGCCACTCTTTCATCTCCTTTCCTCATCATTGAATTCTAAATCTCTTTAAGAACGTGAGACAGGTCAACTGTCTGCGGATGCAATGCCGTTAAAGGTAGTTGGGCCGTTCAGCAGAATATCGCCTGAGAACTGGGTGGAACTCGAGGTGACGAACAGCGTATAGCGGATTTGTTGGGCGTTTACTTCATCCGCTGTAGGGAAATCGGCGCAACTGACAGACGCAGGAAAAATCGTCTGAACGTCAATCGTGCCCGGCTGAACGATTTCTTCATAGATAAGGGTACCGGAGCCAAAAGTGTCGCCTCCGTTTTTTTCAATTAGAAGAAAAACCATTGCGTTGGTATTGGGGTCTTCAAGCTCTTGAAAAAAGGTTACGGTTCCGCTAAGCATGACTTTTACGCTGCCAGCGAGGGCTGTGTTTGCAACGGAGATCGTCTGAATTCCGATGTCGCCAACCAGCAGTTTTACTGTATTGTTTATTTCCAGGCTCAAGTTGGGCCTGTTAGCATTTTGCGATAAACGCATATCTACAAATTGAGACATGATTTCGCCTCCTCTCTATTCGAACTACGCTAGTACTATATGCTAGAACGCATTAAGAAGTGAGCCTGATTATTAATAGATGCTATATACAAAAAAAGTTGAGCCCGATAATAGATTTGGAAAGATGGAAGCGCCCCGGAGTGTTTGTTTTCATGAACAAGCAACCATATCTTGACTAATATACCCCCTGGGGGTATATTATGGAGAGTAAACTGTCAGGCATTACGTATCTTGAAAGGAGATCTGGAGAGATGAAGACAGAAGTGCTGAAAGTAAAAGGAATGACCTGTGGACATTGCGTCAGCTCCGTTGAGGGAGCAGTGAAGGAAGCGGGCGGAGCGGCAACGGTTGATCTAGCCGGCGGCAAGGTTACGATCGAGTTTGACGAGGCTAAGCTTTCCTTGCAATCGATTAAGGAAGCGATCGAGGAGCAGGGTTACGACGTCATTTAAAGCTCATAGCTAGATAACGTCAGTCGCTAGGAAGTACAGATAAGCTTGCGGAGAAATCCGGAAGCTTTTTTGCAATTCATAGTGGGAGTTAAATCTATAGTTATGCTCTTCCTAGCCTATGGGCAGGATGAAGAAAGGCAGCAATTATGGAGGTGCTCGATGTGAATAGAAGAAGCGCTGGACTTAGGCGGATAGGGATGAGCGCTGGGACTGAAGCTGAAGCTGGAACCAGAGGAAATAGCGGAGTCCAGTTTGCAAAAAATGCAGCCGTTCTGCTGCTTGCGTCGGCGGTATTGTTAGTCGGCTGCACCTCGACTCGCGGGGGAGGACATAACGTTAAAAGCGATCAAGGAGAGCACTCGGCTGTAATGGCGACAGGCTCGGAATTGCAAGAATCCTCAGTACTGGCCGCAGAAAGTACATCCGGTATATCGATGCCATGGATCGCCACAAAGAACACGACTCGCATCAATGCTGCAAGCCCTGTGGAAGCAGCGGTGTTAGTGTCTCGCACGCTCTGGCCAGCGCAGAGCGAGGGGAGCCGGCCGGGTGCGGTTATATTGGCCGATCCGACAGACTGGGCGAGCGCGGCTGCAGCCACGCATCTGATTCATCATCCTCATAACGGGCCGGTGCTCTATGTGACAGGCGAGAGCATCCCGAATGTGACACTTCAGGAGCTTCGACGCCTTCAGCCGACTGGCGTTAAGGGCAGTGGTGTCCAGGTTATTTTGACGGGCAAGCTGGGGGCTGGCGTACAGCAGGCGGTGGAGGAGCAGGGGTTCAAGACGACGTGTATTAATGGTGGCGACGCGGCGGAGCTAGCTGCGGCAGCGGATGCTTATTTCAGCAAATCTGCTGGCGAAATCTCTGAAGGCGTCATCATCGGATCGTCCGAGGAGGAGGCATTTACACTGCCTGCCGCCTATTGGAGCGCTCATATGCCGGAACCGCTGCTTTATGTATCGGGAGATCGCATTCCGAGAGCGACAGCGCAGGCGCTCCAGAAGCGCGGGGGCAAAGCTTCTATTTATATCATCGGACCGGAAAAGGCCGTATCGGCCAAGCTGGAAAAGGAACTATCCGCTTATGGGAACGTCACTCGCATCGCGGGCAAGGATCCGTATGAAAATGCAATCGCCTTTGCCAAATTCAAGGACAAGTCCACCGGCTTCGGCTGGGGCATCAACGAGCCGGGACGCAATCTGGCATTATCTAATGTAGCGACGCCCCAATTGGCGCTGGCGGGAGCGCCCTTTGCCCATCTCGGCAAACATGCTCCGCTAATTTGGACAAGCAAAAACGCGATGCCAGGCTCGGTCATGGACTATGTGATGAGTCTTCAGACCAAGTATGAGCAGTCGCCGGCAGACGGGCCGTTCAATCACGCCTGGTTACTCGGCGGTACGGCCCAACTGACAGAGGCTGCCCAAGGAGAGCTGGATGCAATGCTGGAAATTGCATCGGCATCAGGTGTATCCGGCGATGGGCATGGAGGACATTAGCTAGCGATTAGCGGAAGCAATTAAAATAGGCAGCCCCCAAAAAAGCAGGGGCTGCCTATTTCTACATTCCCCAAAACCCGCTTATTCCAAATGACTGGAAAAACAAGTAGAGGGAGAACAGCATCATGAAAATACCACCGATTTTGCAGAGAAAGAAATGAGTGTCATTGGGCTCGGGATTGTCCGTTCCGATCCAGCGCAGCGATAACCAATAGCTGAGACGTTGGAATCGTTCATAGCGGAACTCGCACCATCCGAACACCAACACGAGCAAACCTAGAATGAAGTAAATCGGCTGACCGCGCCGCTCATGAAGCTCGGGATAAGCGGCTTTAATAAGCTCATACGGGGGGAATCGATCCCAAATGGGAAGGCTCGTAGCCGGCTGTCCATTGATATACGCCGTAACGAATGCAAAGTAGGGCTCGCCATTGGAGTCGTAGGTGAGCGGTAGCCCGTTCGTCACCTCAACGCGGAAGCGGATGTCTCCAGGATAATCGACCAGGAAGAGGCGATCGAGCATTTTAGGAGGCTTCTGAATACCTTCCGGTGAATCAACGAGCTTCACTTGGATTTTTCCGTCTAGCGTAATAATCCGTTCACTGCCTGAGCCAGATACGACGATAGCGGGACCGAATGTTGATGTGTACCGCCGTTGATCGCCGTTTTCCGCCGCCAGCTTGTAGGTGTCTCCCTCCATGTAGAACACTTTCTGAGAGAAATAAGAGATGGCGAACAGGCAGAGAGACAGCAGCAGCAGAGCTGCCGCCAGTCCCCAAGCCCACTGTTTAGAACGAGGTGAATGAAGATCGATGATCTCTCAGCCCTCCTCAGCTATTAGCCCTTCAGTGCAGGCATCGGTTGGAACACCATCGTAATTGGCAAAAAGCTGCCGGATGCGATCATATACACAAACTCAACCGTTTCCTGAGTGTCGCCGGAGCGATGGAGCACGCCGCCTTCGTTCTGGTCTTTCAGTTGGTCATTATTCGTGACCGATACAAGCTGGCCGTTCACGAGGAATGCCCCGCCATAAAGGCCGCCACGCGGATTCAGATAAACAACGGTGCGCGGCGCAAGCGTTACACGCATTTTGTACAGCACGCCAAAGTTGCCGCGGTTTAGCTGTAGGGAGCCATCGGAGCTATCGTAACCGTCAAGGTAAGGATCCTGCACATTATCGCCAAGCACGACTTGCTCCGCTTTCTCGCCGCGCACGCCATCGATTAGAATATCACGATTCGTATTATTGAATGAGCCGCGGGCATGCGTGCCATCCGATGGCAATAGCGATAGAGATTCGATCTCTTTAAGCGGGTCCTTGCCCTCGGCTACTACAACTACCCGTATACGCAGATTCTGGTTGGAGGACACATCGGCATAAGCAGAGTAGACCAGGCCCGGCTTGATCGGCGTTGTAGAGATTTCAGGCAGTACAAGCTGCGTTGCTCCTGGCTTGATATCCGTGAACGTCTCGGGAACATCGTTGTTGAGTGCTGTTAAATAACGGGTCGTAGACAGCTTGCCGGTACGGATCTCAGAGACATCCGGGCCGCCAGTGCCGGTCGCTTTGACGCCGAAACGCGCCGTCTGATACCCTTCATTGGTGACAGCGAGATACATTTTTACATTGTAGCCGAGTGTATTTTTATTATGGAACAGCAACCGAACTTTGCCTTCGAACTGATCGTCAAAAGCGATGCCTTCGGAGGTCCACAGCTCGGGGCTGTTACTGCGGAACATTTTGAACGGCTCGGATGAAAATTCATAAGAGAGCTTGGGAACATCTTTAACATGAGCGCCGTCTACCCGGATTTTTTCTCCTACGGGTGCGAACAACAGGCCGAACTCTTCCGCAGAATAAAGCTCCTCATCCGTAATCGTAATCGTTTTGCTGACCGTCGAGGTCAACCCTTGATCGTCGGTTACGGTCATCGTAATCGTCTTGTCACCCGGCTCAAAAAAGGCTTGTTGACGACCGGTCCACTTGGTTTTGGCAGCTACAATTGCATTGTTGTCGTCTGTGCTCAGCTCTGTATACTGAATCTGTTCTCCCTGACGGTAAATGGTTTTATCCGTTGTGAAATCCGCCACAGGAGGCTGGTTCGGTGCAGCTACCACTTGAACCGTGACGCTGAAAGGCTCGCTCCATATACCAGAGCTATCCTGCACGCGGCGCGAGATCGTATACGAACCAGGCTCGGTGAATACATCCTGCTTTCCGGTCCACTCCTCGTTCAATAGCGGCAATCCCGCAGGGGAGTTGTATAGATCGATATACTGCACTGGATCTCCCACGGTAATGACAGACGGCTGCACTTGGAAGTTGGCTTCAGGTTGATCGGCCCAGCTGAGCATGATGGATTTGCCGGAAAAGCTAATCGAGCTCATGCTTACCTTGGCCCAGGTACGGACTGGAATCATAAGCGAGCCCTTTTGAGAAAAGCTGGCCGCTTCTCCGGTCCATTTAACGCCGTCCACCCAGATGTCCTTGGTATTCATGCGGAAGCGAATTTCGCCGGATGGCGTTTTGGCAATCGATTCCTTCTTCTTGGTATCATAGGAGGTTTTGTAACCGTACAGCTGTGCCAATGTGCTGAATGCAACATAACTCACATTGTTCTTGATCGTCATTGGCTGCACAGATGTAAGGGTCACACCGTCTTTTACCATCAGATTGCTGCCTTTGGTCAGCGTTACCATTTGATTACCGGCATCGGCGCTCGCCGTTCCAGTCATGCCATACAGCGGTGCAGCTGCCAGGCTGAGCAGAGTCAAGCTCTTCAACAGTTTCATATGCGTCTCCTTTTGTTGCGAACGTAATTCGTCCGGTATTCCCGATCTTCACGTTAACTAGAAACGCATTAGAATTGGAAAAGTTGCGTTGAAGAGGAATTTACTCTCATTCATATAGCGATTTTCCGCTCCTTTGGCTAACTTAACTTCAGAGCGGCCAGGCCAAGATACTCCTTGAGCGCCGTTGTGCTCAGTGATAACGCAGAGCCGTTGGGGAGCAGCTTGCTCCAATACCAGCGGGGGTTCAGCGCTGCCGAATAATCAACCGGGAACGGTTGCGGCTCTAGACCGGCTCGCCTGAATTGCTCCATAGCGCGCGGCAAATGAAAGGCTGAAGTGATTAAGATCGGCTGTTTCAACCCCTCTTTCTCCATTAATTCACGAGTGAGCAAGGCATTTTGCTCTGTGTTGAGCGATTTATTTTCCATTATAATCTGATCCGCAGCAAACCCGAGCTCGCGCAGCTGCCGACCGGCGATATCCGCCTCGTTGCCACTGTCCGGAAATACCTGACCACCGCTGAACAGCACCGGCAGCCCAGTTGCACGCGACAGACGAGCGGCCGCGAGCAGCCTCGACTCGGCGGAGCCCGACATATTGCCAAGGCCGCCAAGATCCGGCGAATCCGGCACCGCACCAGCGCCAAGTACAACGATAACGTCGCCACGCAGCTCACTCACCGCTGGTTGACTGTAGCGCTGCTCAAGCTCTCGTATCAGTACATCGGAGAACCAGGATGAGGATAATAAGTACAGTAGGAGCAGCGAACCGATTGGAAGAGCGACCCATTTTCGATCCTTGCGCCACATCCGCCAACTTGCTGCCGCTAACAACAGCAAGAACAAGCCAGGCGGCAGAATGAAACTGTAGACAGCTTTAATGAAATAAATCATAGAACACCTCCAGCAATACGATCCCAAAATCCAGATTCTACTATCATATCATTCCAGCACTTGACAGGGCAGCTTGAGCGCTAATAGCTAAATTGACATCATAGGAAAAGGCCGATAAAATAAGATATTTGGGGAACTTAAGTATCTTTTTTTCTCCATTTCGCAACCTAACTACATGCAATAACCGCTATAGACAAAACTATAGATCGTTCTATATAATACCATTTAAACCACTTGGATTTATAGGGATTTGATGGGCGGTGTTGTCCAGGAGGGATTAACCTGATTGAATTACAGAATGTGACCAAGTCATACAAGGGTCGAGGCGGTAGTGTTGATGCCGTTCGCGATATCTCCTTGCAGGTGAAGCCTGGAGAAATCTTCGGCATCATTGGGCACTCGGGAGCGGGCAAAAGTACGCTGATTCGGTGTATGAATTTGCTGGAGCGTCCAACATCCGGCAAGGCTTGGTTCGGTAAAACCGAGCTGACGGCACTGAGTGAGCGCCAACTGCAAGCGGAGCGTCGTAAGATTGGTATGATATTCCAGCACTTCAACCTGCTTGCTAGCGTGACAGTGCGAGAAAATATCGCTTTTCCCCTCGTGCTTGCCGGGAAAAGCCGGAAGGAATACGCTGCGCGAGTAGACGAGCTTTTGGCACTGGTCGGCTTGGAAGCGCATGGTGACAAATATCCCTCGCAGTTGTCCGGAGGACAGAAGCAGCGGGTAGGTATCGCTCGGGCGCTGGCTGCTGATCCGCAGGTGCTGCTTTGCGACGAGGCGACCTCGGCGCTTGATCCGCAGACGACTAGCTCCATTCTGTCGCTGCTTATGAGCATCAACGAGAAGCTGGGGCTGACGATCATCCTCATCACACATGAGATGCAGGTCATCCGTTCCATTTGCGATCGCGTCGCCGTCATGGACGCTGGTCGTATCGTGGAGATGGGAGCAGTGCTGGACGTATTCCTTCGTCCGACACATGCCGTGACGCGTCAGTTTGCCGACGAGCTGTCAGAGCTGGAAAGTGGCACGCCGCTTCCTCGCCGTGAAGGCTCTAAGCTAGTGAGAGTGCATTTTGTCGGCGAAGAGACATACGAGCCGGTGCTTTTCGAAGCGGTCAAGGGCAGCGCTGTCCAATGTGCTATTTTGCAGGGAACGGTATCTCGCATGAAGCATACCCCTTACGGCCAACTGCTCGTTGAGCTTAGTGGACCAGAACGGGATATTGATGGAGTCATCACTGCCTTGCGCAGCAATGGCCTGGATGCGGAGGTGCTCTCATGATGCCGATGGATATGAATCAACTGCGCTCATCAAACGGCATCGATTGGAGCAATATCGATCCCGCCGAGATTTGGCAGGCAACGCAGGATACGCTGTCGATGCTGGGGCTGTCGCTGATCTTCACGATTATTCTAGGCCTGATCATCGGGGTGCTGCTGTATCTGACTTCCAGTCGCCAGCTACTGTACTTGCCGGTTTTCTACTCCATTCTTTCCTTCATTGTGAACATTCTCCGCTCCGTGCCGTTCATCATTCTGATGATCGCCGTCATGCCGCTGACCAAGGAAATCGCAGGCACGACGATTGGGGTGGCAGGCACGATCCCGCCGCTCGTCATCGGTGCTGCGCCGTTTTTTGGGCGCTTGGTGGAGACTGCGCTGCGTGAAGTGGATCGCGGCATTATCGAGGCGGCTCAGGCGATGGGCGCTTCCAAATGGGATATTGTGCGCCGTGTACTGCTGCGGGAATCCCGTCCGGGTCTGATAGCGGCAATCACGGTAACAGCGATTACGCTTGTATCCTACACAGCCATGTCCGGCGTTATCGGCGGCGGCGGGCTTGGAGACTTAGCTCTGCGCTACGGCTATCAACGTTTTCAGACTGAGGTCATGATCGTTACGGTTATACTGTTAATCATTCTGGTTCAGATTCTTCAGATGCTGGGTGACTGGCTCGTTCGACGCATCAGCCACAAATAAATTTAGAGATATATAAAAATCGGAGGGTTAACCATGAACAAATGGCTTAAAGGTATGACAATTACGGCGCTTGCGCTGACACTCGCTGCTTGCGGCGCTAAAAATGAAAACACGGCTCCGGCGAACAACGCTGCCA
This window contains:
- a CDS encoding Copper amine oxidase N-terminal domain-containing protein, with the translated sequence MKLLKSLTLLSLAAAPLYGMTGTASADAGNQMVTLTKGSNLMVKDGVTLTSVQPMTIKNNVSYVAFSTLAQLYGYKTSYDTKKKESIAKTPSGEIRFRMNTKDIWVDGVKWTGEAASFSQKGSLMIPVRTWAKVSMSSISFSGKSIMLSWADQPEANFQVQPSVITVGDPVQYIDLYNSPAGLPLLNEEWTGKQDVFTEPGSYTISRRVQDSSGIWSEPFSVTVQVVAAPNQPPVADFTTDKTIYRQGEQIQYTELSTDDNNAIVAAKTKWTGRQQAFFEPGDKTITMTVTDDQGLTSTVSKTITITDEELYSAEEFGLLFAPVGEKIRVDGAHVKDVPKLSYEFSSEPFKMFRSNSPELWTSEGIAFDDQFEGKVRLLFHNKNTLGYNVKMYLAVTNEGYQTARFGVKATGTGGPDVSEIRTGKLSTTRYLTALNNDVPETFTDIKPGATQLVLPEISTTPIKPGLVYSAYADVSSNQNLRIRVVVVAEGKDPLKEIESLSLLPSDGTHARGSFNNTNRDILIDGVRGEKAEQVVLGDNVQDPYLDGYDSSDGSLQLNRGNFGVLYKMRVTLAPRTVVYLNPRGGLYGGAFLVNGQLVSVTNNDQLKDQNEGGVLHRSGDTQETVEFVYMIASGSFLPITMVFQPMPALKG
- a CDS encoding Uncharacterized SAM-binding protein YcdF, DUF218 family; amino-acid sequence: MIYFIKAVYSFILPPGLFLLLLAAASWRMWRKDRKWVALPIGSLLLLYLLSSSWFSDVLIRELEQRYSQPAVSELRGDVIVVLGAGAVPDSPDLGGLGNMSGSAESRLLAAARLSRATGLPVLFSGGQVFPDSGNEADIAGRQLRELGFAADQIIMENKSLNTEQNALLTRELMEKEGLKQPILITSAFHLPRAMEQFRRAGLEPQPFPVDYSAALNPRWYWSKLLPNGSALSLSTTALKEYLGLAALKLS
- a CDS encoding D-methionine transport system ATP-binding protein; its protein translation is MTKSYKGRGGSVDAVRDISLQVKPGEIFGIIGHSGAGKSTLIRCMNLLERPTSGKAWFGKTELTALSERQLQAERRKIGMIFQHFNLLASVTVRENIAFPLVLAGKSRKEYAARVDELLALVGLEAHGDKYPSQLSGGQKQRVGIARALAADPQVLLCDEATSALDPQTTSSILSLLMSINEKLGLTIILITHEMQVIRSICDRVAVMDAGRIVEMGAVLDVFLRPTHAVTRQFADELSELESGTPLPRREGSKLVRVHFVGEETYEPVLFEAVKGSAVQCAILQGTVSRMKHTPYGQLLVELSGPERDIDGVITALRSNGLDAEVLS
- a CDS encoding D-methionine transport system permease protein, giving the protein MMPMDMNQLRSSNGIDWSNIDPAEIWQATQDTLSMLGLSLIFTIILGLIIGVLLYLTSSRQLLYLPVFYSILSFIVNILRSVPFIILMIAVMPLTKEIAGTTIGVAGTIPPLVIGAAPFFGRLVETALREVDRGIIEAAQAMGASKWDIVRRVLLRESRPGLIAAITVTAITLVSYTAMSGVIGGGGLGDLALRYGYQRFQTEVMIVTVILLIILVQILQMLGDWLVRRISHK